CAAACAGGAGCTCTTAGAACAATACTTCGTTATCGACAAATTGAAGCTATATTTAACTGATTAAAGGATGTCTTGATACAGTAGTTGCAGAACAGTACATGCACAGAGAGATTTTATTACCTTGTGGCATGTTAGAACCGGAGCACAAGTAGCCATCATTAGCAAGACTAAGATTAGAAGGCAGGGGAGCATTAGGAGGTGCAACACCAAACTGTGTACCTACCAATTCTACCCGAGCCATCATCTGATTAAGGTCTCCAGCAGTCTCCACAGATGTCTTGAGGTCAGTCACCGGAGACCCTGAAAAAACTGCACCCTGGCTGACATTACCCGGTAAAGAAGTACCATCATCAAGCACAGCCTCAGAGGCCGAGTACAAGTATTCATTATGCTGAAATCCCACGAAAACCTTCCAATTCTTGAGCTCTTCAAACCCAGCATTGAGAACTGTTAAGGTGGATTCAAACCTGTAGGGCTGTTTATCGGGGGCACCTGGCAAAAGGGTTGGTGGGATTTGATAGCCCGTGTCATAATTATATTGTATCACTACTCCATTGCAGACACCATTTGGGGTGTTTGTAGGCTCCTGAAGCTGAGAAATTGAGGTTGGAAGTGAAATTGTGATTATTATCAGTAGCGGCAGTATTATGTGATTCAAGAAACTGAAAATTTTGGCCATGCTAGGATACTTTAGGTGAACATAAATGTGCAGACAAACTTAAGAATAgcagaacaagaagaagaagaagaaaggaggagATTTTGTTTCTTCTGATGAAGATGAAATGTGTTCGGACTTGGATTAGTATTAGTATACTAGCAGTAATATTACGTGCATCGAAAATGATGTTTGAAGTTTCTTGGGACATTTGATATTGATGTATTTTAAATGCATGTTGCGGTAAGCCGGCATTGAGTAGTTCTTCTAACGGTGAGGCCGGTTAGCTGAGGCAAGCCACAGCAAGAGAGGAACTTGTCCTTTTTATCTGCCTTCTTGACTTTGTCTGATTCTACTCCTTGAATTCTTCCATCTTCACCTGTTCTTTAAAATTTGTTCCTTGTTTATTTATATTTTGGGATTGCTTTGTCATATCCCAATTTTCTCTTTAGAATAATGCTAATTGGAGATTACTTTCGAATGTCACTAGCCTGCAAGGAGTGAACTGGTGTTGAACTGGAAGTTGGGACAACCAAAGATAGGTAGTCTCTTTGGACGGCTTCTGTCCCATATATCAAATTAATTCCCATATGCTAAAGATGGATGTTGATGATATGGCATGCATAGAGaaccctttttcttttacttttgggCCAACTTATCTACAATATTAAgtttaataaagaaaaataactgTTTAACGAAAAGATTAAGGGCACAGAATAAGAATTGAGCACAATTTTTCTATCTACGAGAttctataaaaaaatttttgggcGTTTTTAAAATATAGATCACTGTCATTGTTACGTATAGATATCGAAGAAATGGTTTTCTAAAGGGATCATAAAACAAGAGAACAAGGCTCTTGAGATTGGTTTATATACACTGTTACATACATTCATAACTTACATTTCACTTTTGATAACAACATCAAGACCTTCAACTTCAATACCTTTAGCAGATATCTCAGCAGATTCACTACAGTAATGCAACTCAAATCTCTGAAGAGTATTAATTTCCTCAATTCCAGCTGGGATTCCCTTTAGGAACTTGCAACCCCGCAAGACCAGGTGCTCAAGGCAGGGAAAGTTATCGCTCGAGGCTTCCCAGTTCTCTAGATTGGTGCTGTCAATTAGAAAGTGCTTTAGCCGACGAAATGCCTCTTCAGTTGGCTCCCAATCTGGTCCTTGGAAAGCataatttttcagtttgagcACTTCAAGGTTAGGCAACATGGCAATACATGCAATATCTTTCCATGGCAAGTAGCTCCAACTTAAAGTTAATTTCTTGAGAGTCAAAGGGAAATGGAGAACGCTTGGACGCAAAATTCTAGGTGCTTCTGCATTTTGTTTATAGAAGGAACACTTCAATGCTTCAAGGTACTGCAAGTTGGCAAGATTTTTGAGCCATCTGCAGAACATATCAGTAATGAAATCTTCTTTGGTTTCACAAATTCCAAGTTTCCTAAGATAAGGCATTACCAGAAAAACATCACTTGTGCAACTAGCAAACCTTATCGTGGACAGTGTCTGTAGGTATCGTGGAGCCAAGGGACAGCGAGATGGATCAAAAGGATTACTCAAATAACAGGGCATGCTGATATGCAGATGCCTTAACCATGGCATTATCCAGTATTCAAATAACAGAGTTGGGCTTTCTCCCTGATTTCTGTTGATCCAGGGACCATGGATAACAAGGGTCTGAAGGCTCCTGAGTTTAGATATTGATGCTGGAAGCTCATAAGTAGCAGTAAGCGCCAGGTATCTCAAGTGAACAAGGTCTAGTATTTCAAGTGGGAAATACttggaagaaaggaaaattatGTCCAATACTCTGAGCAATTTGAAGCTTGAGATAAACATTGGCACAAAGGAAGAGCCCAAACTGAAACACAGAAAAGATCTGACTAGTGTAACAGAAGGAATAAGTTGCAAATCAGCATGAAAGTCCAAGTGGATGCTGAGACGACGTTGATTCTTTATACCAGAAAGGAAACTTTGAGCTCGTCTATCTATCACGAATAGAAACTTTTCTTTCTGAGCTTCTCTCAAGCACAACTCTCGAAGGAGATCATGGAGGTAGCATGTTTTGACTTTCCCATTGAATCTCCTCTTTCCTATCAGAACTAAACTTCTGTCAATAAGATCCTCCAAATAATCTTCAGCAACCCTTTCTGCACTAAGGGAATCCTTCTTATCCAAGAAGCCTTCAGCAACCCATAGAGCAATCAATTTCTCAACTTCAATCTCACTGTCTTCTGGGAACGCTCCCATATAGAGGAAGCAAGCTTTCAGGTGCTGAGGCAAGTGATTATAGCTTAAAGCCAGTATTTCCAAGCACTGTTCTGGACCACTACTTACAAGTGAGCTTACACTACCGGCAATACCCTCCCAGCAATCACGTGTTCTCCTGATTTTGGAAAGAAGACCAGCTACAACGACTATTGCTAAAGGTAAACCCTGGCACTTTCTGGCTATTTCTTTTCCAATATCCACGAATTCAAGATTGCAACTTTGGCTTCCAAAAACCTTCTTTTGCAACAGGTCCCAACTTTGATCTATGTCTAGAAGGCGCATACGATGAGAAGCACTTTTAGAGTTCACATAATCAGCCACTTCCCCAACCCGAGTAGTCAATACTATTCTACTCGCATTTTTGTCATCTGGAAAAATTCTTTTGACATCATCCCAAGTCCTAGTACTCCAAACATCATCAATGACAATAAGATATCTCTTACCCTTCAGACTTCTATACAGGTGTTCAGCTAGTTCCTCATTGCTCTTTGCACAATTTTCATCTTTGAGCTGGGTAACACATTTTAATAGCCCTAGCAACAAATTCCTTAGTCTATAAACCTGTGACACCTGGACCCAGGCACAAGCATGAAAATTACAAATGGTTGAAGGGTCATCAAATATCTTCCTAGCAAGAGTTGTTTTACCAATGCCACCCATCCCAACAATTGTGACAACCTCTAGTCTGGATGGTACTCTTGAGAGTCTCTCTGACATTAACATCAAATCATCATCTAGGCCAACGGCCTCATTCTTCTGAGCTGGAGGACTTTGAGGTGCATCATCATTCAAAGTATCTCCTAATTTCAGGTTTCCATTTACCAGTGTATCGTTGATCTTTCTCATCTCCTCTCTAATGTCAACAATATCTTCCACCGTCTGCCGCAAACAATGGTGTATGCCATACTTCTTGTCACAAATTTTTTGAACCTCTGCCTCAAAATCAACCCTACCTACTAAAATGTTACAATCAACTTGAGACACATAAATGATAAAGTTCAACATCTTTGTCTCAACTGAACTATCAAACATAGATTCTTCAATAAAATCCTCTGTTCTATGAGCCAAATCAATAAGGCGTCCTTCCAGATGTTTCAACAATTCATGGTCATTGCAAGTATGCGTAGAATCCTCCAGAGCAGCCAATAAGAATATAAGCTGCTCACAAAGAAG
This portion of the Coffea eugenioides isolate CCC68of chromosome 11, Ceug_1.0, whole genome shotgun sequence genome encodes:
- the LOC113754515 gene encoding putative late blight resistance protein homolog R1A-3, translated to MHGESLHSERKSKRFFLVSKSQFFSCRLITKIVLLCEQLIFLLAALEDSTHTCNDHELLKHLEGRLIDLAHRTEDFIEESMFDSSVETKMLNFIIYVSQVDCNILVGRVDFEAEVQKICDKKYGIHHCLRQTVEDIVDIREEMRKINDTLVNGNLKLGDTLNDDAPQSPPAQKNEAVGLDDDLMLMSERLSRVPSRLEVVTIVGMGGIGKTTLARKIFDDPSTICNFHACAWVQVSQVYRLRNLLLGLLKCVTQLKDENCAKSNEELAEHLYRSLKGKRYLIVIDDVWSTRTWDDVKRIFPDDKNASRIVLTTRVGEVADYVNSKSASHRMRLLDIDQSWDLLQKKVFGSQSCNLEFVDIGKEIARKCQGLPLAIVVVAGLLSKIRRTRDCWEGIAGSVSSLVSSGPEQCLEILALSYNHLPQHLKACFLYMGAFPEDSEIEVEKLIALWVAEGFLDKKDSLSAERVAEDYLEDLIDRSLVLIGKRRFNGKVKTCYLHDLLRELCLREAQKEKFLFVIDRRAQSFLSGIKNQRRLSIHLDFHADLQLIPSVTLVRSFLCFSLGSSFVPMFISSFKLLRVLDIIFLSSKYFPLEILDLVHLRYLALTATYELPASISKLRSLQTLVIHGPWINRNQGESPTLLFEYWIMPWLRHLHISMPCYLSNPFDPSRCPLAPRYLQTLSTIRFASCTSDVFLVMPYLRKLGICETKEDFITDMFCRWLKNLANLQYLEALKCSFYKQNAEAPRILRPSVLHFPLTLKKLTLSWSYLPWKDIACIAMLPNLEVLKLKNYAFQGPDWEPTEEAFRRLKHFLIDSTNLENWEASSDNFPCLEHLVLRGCKFLKGIPAGIEEINTLQRFELHYCSESAEISAKGIEVEGLDVVIKSEM